Proteins found in one Toxotes jaculatrix isolate fToxJac2 chromosome 18, fToxJac2.pri, whole genome shotgun sequence genomic segment:
- the LOC121199141 gene encoding kinetochore-associated protein DSN1 homolog isoform X1 yields MADKHLGAEHDGCGSVAVAENQNESLHAKVNSVTQTSKRCSSTSPGTAPPHKSPRTDSLSPTLQTPDVREGHSETDEQGTEIENTEGPSGSSVSPTARRKSWRRATITRRSLPALPNPYQVLCRSISTSLSQQERLEKLMEASMRLAIERTQNSLQSVPNTSLECFQKQVEHIQKEWGYLAKSIHGELQGHQLPARAASSCDPAVQRAMKKVQKAINRLQAESESWEALLNKHRGKAEELKRKVEQGQERGLSLDSTCVAQSSQYLFIQNKPDYHSLLCRQEPMLHTIAMIMDTQCKMVRELLSVKEQSQLLVKETSGRLAAEAGFQDLSHDPVKNLMAAPLSSAATT; encoded by the exons atggcggACAAACATTTGGGAGCTGAACATGACgg CTGCGGAAGTGTCGCCGTTGCTGAAAACCAGAATGAA TCTCTGCATGCCAAGGTTAACTCAGTAACACAGACGTCGAAAAGATGCTCCTCCACAAGCCCGGGCACAGCTCCCCCACACAAATCTCCCCGTACCGACTCCCTGTCACCCACCTTACAGACGCCAGATGTAAGAGAAGGACATTCAGAGACAGACGAACAAGGAACGGAGATAGAAAATACGGAAGGACCTTCAGGTTCTTCTGTCAGCCCCACTGCACGGAGGAAATCCTGGAGGAGAGCCACCATAACCCGACgctctctccctgctctgccCAATCCTTATCAGG TTTTGTGCAGGAGCATAAGTACATCCTTGTCGCAGCAAGAGAGACTGGAGAAACTGATGGAGGCTTCAATGAGG CTGGCAATTGAAAGAACTCAAAATTCGCTCCAGTCAGTGCCAAATACATCACTGGAGTGTTTTCAAAAACAAG TTGAGCACATTCAGAAAGAGTGGGGTTATCTTGCCAAAAGCATACACGGTGAACTACAGGGTCATCAACTCCCTGCTCGTGCAGCCAG TTCATGTGATCCTGCAGTGCAGAGAGCCATGaaaaaagtccagaaagccATCAACAG aCTCCAGGCTGAAAGTGAGTCTTGGGAGGCTCTGTTAAACAAACACCGGGGCAAAGCAGAGGAATTGAAAAG GAAAGTGGAGCAGGGCCAGGAGAGAGGCTTATCATTAGACTCTACATGTGTGGCCCAGTCTTCACAGTACCTTTTCATACAGAACAAACCTGACTACCACAGTCTCCTCTGTAGACAAGAGCCCATGCTTCACACCATAGCAATGATT ATGGACACTCAGTGTAAGATGGTTAGAGAGCTTCTGTCAGTCAAGGAGCAGTCACAGTTATTGGTGAAAGAGACCAGTGGCCGATTGG CGGCAGAGGCAGGATTCCAGGATCTTTCACATGACCCAGTCAAGAACCTTATGGCAGCACCTTTATCCTCTGCAGCAACCACATAG
- the LOC121199141 gene encoding kinetochore-associated protein DSN1 homolog isoform X2 has translation MADKHLGAEHDGCGSVAVAENQNETPDVREGHSETDEQGTEIENTEGPSGSSVSPTARRKSWRRATITRRSLPALPNPYQVLCRSISTSLSQQERLEKLMEASMRLAIERTQNSLQSVPNTSLECFQKQVEHIQKEWGYLAKSIHGELQGHQLPARAASSCDPAVQRAMKKVQKAINRLQAESESWEALLNKHRGKAEELKRKVEQGQERGLSLDSTCVAQSSQYLFIQNKPDYHSLLCRQEPMLHTIAMIMDTQCKMVRELLSVKEQSQLLVKETSGRLAAEAGFQDLSHDPVKNLMAAPLSSAATT, from the exons atggcggACAAACATTTGGGAGCTGAACATGACgg CTGCGGAAGTGTCGCCGTTGCTGAAAACCAGAATGAA ACGCCAGATGTAAGAGAAGGACATTCAGAGACAGACGAACAAGGAACGGAGATAGAAAATACGGAAGGACCTTCAGGTTCTTCTGTCAGCCCCACTGCACGGAGGAAATCCTGGAGGAGAGCCACCATAACCCGACgctctctccctgctctgccCAATCCTTATCAGG TTTTGTGCAGGAGCATAAGTACATCCTTGTCGCAGCAAGAGAGACTGGAGAAACTGATGGAGGCTTCAATGAGG CTGGCAATTGAAAGAACTCAAAATTCGCTCCAGTCAGTGCCAAATACATCACTGGAGTGTTTTCAAAAACAAG TTGAGCACATTCAGAAAGAGTGGGGTTATCTTGCCAAAAGCATACACGGTGAACTACAGGGTCATCAACTCCCTGCTCGTGCAGCCAG TTCATGTGATCCTGCAGTGCAGAGAGCCATGaaaaaagtccagaaagccATCAACAG aCTCCAGGCTGAAAGTGAGTCTTGGGAGGCTCTGTTAAACAAACACCGGGGCAAAGCAGAGGAATTGAAAAG GAAAGTGGAGCAGGGCCAGGAGAGAGGCTTATCATTAGACTCTACATGTGTGGCCCAGTCTTCACAGTACCTTTTCATACAGAACAAACCTGACTACCACAGTCTCCTCTGTAGACAAGAGCCCATGCTTCACACCATAGCAATGATT ATGGACACTCAGTGTAAGATGGTTAGAGAGCTTCTGTCAGTCAAGGAGCAGTCACAGTTATTGGTGAAAGAGACCAGTGGCCGATTGG CGGCAGAGGCAGGATTCCAGGATCTTTCACATGACCCAGTCAAGAACCTTATGGCAGCACCTTTATCCTCTGCAGCAACCACATAG